The DNA window ATCGACGACACCGCAGCGCAACGCCTCGCCGACATCCTCGGACAGCGCAGCGGGCAGGACGCCGCTCTGCTGGTGCGCGAGCTGGGTCAGGCCGAGGAGTCGTCGCTGTCGACGATCGGGGAACTGTTCAACCAGGTCAGCGCCGAGGCCGGGCACGCCCACCACGCCGAGATCCTCGCCGAGCTCCTCGGCGAAGCCCGCGCCGCGCAGCTCAGCGAGGAGGGCGCGTACGGGCGGCTACTCGGGGTGGTGCGCGGCGCCGAGCTGGCCGGGCACGACCCGCGCGCCCTCCTGACCGAGGCGGTCGAGATGAGGGACTTCGGTGGGGCTCGGTCGCTCTCGCAGGTGCTGCACTGGCGGGTCGAGTCCCGCGTCGCGGCACGCGTAGCCGAACACACCGCGCAGACGACCGAGCCGAGCGTGGGAACGCCCGAGTGGGACTGGGTCGGGCAGGTGGCCGATCTACCCGAAGGGCCGGTGCGGGACTACCTGACCGCACTCGGTGAGCTGGGGCAGGACCGCCAGGATGAGCTCGGGCGGGCGACCGCCCTCGAGCCGCCGGTGTGGGCGCAGAAGCTCCTCCCCCAGGTCCCCGACGCCGAGACCGAACCCGAGCAGCGCGCCGAGTGGGAGCAGCGGGCCGGCGTCGTGGCCGCGTTCCGGGAGTACCGCGGCATCCCCGAGACGCAGATCTCGATCGGTGAGGCACCGCCGCAGGCCCAGCAGTTCACGCGCGCCTGGTGGCTCGCCGCCGCCGCGCAGCTCGACGACGACCCGGCCACCGCCGCCTGGCGCGGACGGGCTGACGCCGAGCTCTACCAGGCCCGCGAGATCTGGACCCACGCCCTGCAGCGCGCCGAGGACTACGGGCCCCGCACCGTCGCCGAGGAACTCTCAGTGACCCACCGCCTCGCCGCGGACCTGCGCGAGGACGCCACCATCGAAGCCGCCCGCCTCGCCAACATCCCCACCAACGACCCCGACCACGCCGACCTCGCCGCGACCGTGCAGCGCTACCAGCAGCTCGCCGAGCACTACACCGCCGAGGCAGCAGAACTCGACACCGCCCACGCCGCCCGGCAGCAGTGGTGGGCCGACACCGAACCGCTGCGCGCCGCCGACCACGCCGCCGCGGTCGAGCTCGCGCGCCGCGGACTCCCCGAGCACCGCGACACCAGCCCGCCACAGCCCGCCGCCGAACAGCTCACCCTCCTCCCCCTCACCACCGACACCCAGCCCGACCAGGCCCAGACGACCGATCACAGCGACGACCAGGTGGACGTCGTGGGTCCGGCGGCCAGCCAGGCGCCCGCAGTCACCGCCGCACACGACACCGAGCCGCTCACGAACGCCGACACCGAAACAGCCATCGACGAGGCCACCGTCATCAACGAGCCGGACCGAGCCGAGACCGGCCAGAGCGCACCGGAGCAGCCGGGACCCGTCGACGAGCCAGAGAACAACCCGGTCACACAGGACCCACCCGAACCCACCGACGTCGAGGCCTCCGCAGACGTCGAGGCCGCTGAGGAGTCTGGCCGGCCGCAGGAGGTCAACGGGGGTGATGACCCGGGGTGGAGCACCGCGCAGACCGCGGCCGAGAACGCCCAGGCCGCGACCGCGCGAATGCGAGACAACGCGCGCGCTCAGGAACTCGACCGCGCCCGCCAAGCCCCGGCCGCGCAGCAGGCCGCCGAGGCCCGCGAGGAACAGACCGCCTACGCCGGACGCGCCCACGACGACCAGCTGCAGACCGAGGCCGAGCGCCGCGGGCCCGAGGCCGGCCGCGGCATCGAGCTAGAGAACCCCGAACAGGACCTTGAGTACGGCTACGACGAGGACGACTAGAACCGCTGATCGCCCGGCAGCAGGTCCGCCGGCGGTGGCGGTTCGCCGGCGGCCTTAGCCGCCCGCACCCGTTCGTCGGCCTCGGTCAGGACGCGGTCCCAGTACGCTCGCGCGTCCTGCCACGTCGGCTCCTGCCACAGACCCTGTTCACGCTGGTGCGCAATCCGCGCCTCGGTCTCGACCGCCAACCGGAGCTTGTCCTCGTCGGCGAGTACGCGGTACCCGCGAGGGCCCCAGGGACCCGGGCACACGCCCCGTTCCGGGGGGTCGATGTGCTCATGCCAGGGCGGCTGCATGATCTCCTTGACCGCGCCGGGCCGCGGCTGACCCCACACCACCCCGAGCTCCCGCTCCGCCAGCTCCCACAGCCGATTCGAGTGGAAGGACTCAGTGAGGGAGAAGACAGACTGCTGGAGCTCGTCGACGTCGACCGGCCACCGCGTGCCGTCGATCAGCGACTCCGCGGTCGCTCCGACGTAGACGTGGGCGTGCCAGCGCGCCTTCGCCATCTCCGGCACCTCGGCCTCGACCACTGCCGCGAGTTCTAGCCGTGCCGGGGCCAGCGCGCGACGATCGCCGTCGACGACGTAGCCTGCGCCGCGCTGCAACTCCACCAGCACCTGACCAATCAGGTCGCTGTAGGCACTCCCCCACGCCTGGACCGCGTCGTCCAGGCCGGCCTCGGCCATACCGTCGAGCATCACCGACAGCGAGACCGGGCAGCGGAACTGCACCTCGATCGCGTCCGGCGGCGGCCCGGCCGAGCTGTCCTCAACGTCGAACAACGTGGCCGGCTCGACACGGGTGTCGCCGTAGCGACCTAACGGCATCCTCGACACGGTCACGTCGCCACCACCCCGAGCGTTGTGCGGCGATCGACCGGTCGCCGCGGAGGAGACCATCGTACGACGCAGCCGTGACATCGCCATGGAGTCCGCCCCGCGGCCATGGGCCAGACGCCTCCGTGCAACGGGCGGTGATCCAGTCAAGCGGCCGTCTCGTCAGTAATTCGGCCTCGATGGCCGGAGTCGGAGTCAGGACCGCCATCAAGATCCTCACCATCGTCGGCGACGGATCCGCGTTCCCCACCGCCGGCCACCTAGCCGCCTACGCCGGTCTGGCCCCGGTCACCCGCTGCTCCGGGGCCTCGATCAAGGGCGAGACACGCTCCCAACGCGGCAACCACGCCCTGAGATCGGCGCTGTTCCTCTCCGCGTTCGCCGCCCTGGCCGACCCCGCCAGCCGCACCTACTACGACCGAAACGAGCCCAAGGCAAACGACACAACGCCGCTCTGATCTGCCTGGCCCGCTGCCGCACCGACGTCCTGTTCGCAATGCTCCGAGACCGACGCCCTTACACCCGACCAGCCGCCCGCGAGCCCGATCCCGGACTCGCTGCAGCTTGACGAACCCATAGAGACACCCCCGGCAGCTCGTGTCCTCGACCGGGTCCGCGACCACCTGCCTTAGACAGTCGGGATCTCGATTGGCGCGGGACCTTGTCGACACCATGCCCAGCTGAATGTTGCCTGGACCCCCTCGCGCCACCCGGGGCGGGCGGCGAGGTTCGGGGAGAATCGGTCCGGCCGCTGCGCGGCCTGCCATTCCGCCTCAATCGATTCCGGCCGGGCCACGAACGCACTCTGCGTCACCGGCGACCGTGTCTGACCGCCACATATGGCAGTACGCATGGGGACCGCTGCCATCCACCGGCAGGTCCGTAACACGGCGCCCACGTACCAGTCGTCGCTCTCACTCCGAGTGCTCTCCGCCTGGCGTCGGTCGGCCTCCAGCCAGACCAACACGAACTGGTCGCGAGGTACCCGCAGGTTCCCAGGCGTGATGCGGGCGACCTCGAAGCTCTTTCTGTCCACGAGCCCAGAGTGACACCGCTCGCCGGTGCCGACCAGGCCGGCGATCAGCCGGTCCGGCCCGGGGAGGCTGAGCGAGACCCCTATCGGCTGTTGCTCGATCAGCGGAGAGCCGTCAGCTGCACCATCGACCCGATGGGGCCCCACGAGGGCGTCGGGCCGAAATGCTCGACCGCCGCCAGCTCGAATCCCGCGGCTCGGATCGTCGACTCCGTGTCGCGGTCCAGGTGGCATCCCGCCGCCATCCGCGTCCACAACGGATCCAGCCGGCGACGCCACGCTGCGGGGCGCCCATGCCCGACGACGTGTTCTAGAGCCACGAGCGTCCCGCCGCGCCGCAACACCCGGCGGGCCTCGGCGAGGGCCCTGACGGGTTCCGGAACCGTGCAGAGGACCAGGGCGAACACCACCGCGTCGACGGCGCCGTCTTCGACCGGAAGGTCGTCGGCACCTGCCGCACACAGGGTCATCGGTGCCGGGCATCGACTCGAGTGGCCGGCCAGCCTGCGCCGCATTGCGGGGTCCGGTTCGACGGCGAGGACCTCGTCCGCGGACCGGAAGAACGGCAGGTTGGCGCCCGTGCCGGCGCCGACGTCGATCACCCGACCGCTCAGGTTCCCTAGCAGTGCCGCGCGGCGAGGACCGAGGAGCGATCGCTCCACCGGGGCGAGCATCTGGTCATAGAAGGCAGCGAAGATCCGGTGTCCGTTGGCCCGGGAGTTGGGGTCTGCCACCTCGCCAACCTAGCGCCTGCGATTGCGCTGACATGGGCAGATCACGTCGCTGACGGTCCGGCATCGGACTCGTTGGATCACTGCGTCGTTGACGCGGACGACGAATGCGATTTCCCATAGGGAGAGAACCTGGGTTCTAATGTACGGTCATTAGCACGGCTGGAAGGAGCCCCTCATGAGCTTGTCCGTCGAGGTGATCGAGACCAGCGAGCTCGGCGACCGCAGCTACATCGCCCACGATGGCGACGTAGCGATCGTGGTCGACCCGCAGCGTGACCTGGACCGGGTCGAATCGATCCTGGAAGAGCACGGCCTGCGCTGCGCTCTGGTCGTCGAGACCCACATCCACAACGACTACGTGACCGGCGGGTACGACCTCGCCCGTCGCACGGGCGCCGGATACCTCGTGGCCGCCGCTGACGATGTGGCTTTCAACCGGGACGCGGTCTCGGACGGGGATGAACGCACCGCCGGTTCTCTGACGGTGCGGGCCGTCGCGACCCCGGGCCACACCGACACCCATCTATCCTATGTGGTGATCGCATCGGATGGGCCGCCGGCGGTGTTTACCGGCGGTTCGATGCTCTTCGGCAGCGTCGGACGGACCGACCTCGTCGATCCCGCCCGGACCGAGGAGATGACCCGCGCCCAGTACCGCTCGGCGCGGCGGCTGGCCGGGGAGCTCGACGACGATGCCGCGGTCTATCCGACCCATGGTTTCGGCAGTTTCTGCTCCTCGGGCTCGTCGGCCGGTGGCGACGCCAGCACGATCGGTCAGGAGCGCTCGCGCAACGACGCCCTGGTCGAGGACGACGAGGACTCCTTCGTCGAGACGTTGATCGCCGGACTCACGGCCTACCCGAGCTATTACGTTCACATGGGCGTCCGGAACCGGGAGGGCCCGGCGCCTGTCGACCTCTCCAGTCCTGAGCCGGTGGATCCTGACGAGCTGCGTAACCGGATCAAGTCCGGTGAGTGGGTGGTCGATCTTCGGGACCGGGTGGCGTACGCCTCCGAGCACATCGGCGGAACGATCGGTGTCGCCCTCGGGCAGCAGTTCTCGACCTATCTGGGCTGGCTGATCCCGTGGGGAACGCCTGTGACGCTGGTCGGGGAATCGCAGGACGACGTTGCCGCGGCCCAGCGTCAGCTGGTGCGCATCGGGATTGACCGGCCCGCCGGTGCTGCGTTGGGCGCGCCCGGTGAGCTGGCCACTCCCCACGAGATCCACGGCTATCCCCGATCCTCGTTCGCCGACCTGGTCTCGGCCCGCGAACGAGGCGAAGACCCGATGATCCTCGACGTCCGGCGCGACGACGAGCGCGCGGCCGGACTGATCCCGGGATCGGCGCACATCCCGCTGCATTCCTTGCTGGAGTCCCTGCACGAGGTGCCTGCGGGGCAGTCGTGGGTGCACTGCGCTTCCGGCTTCCGGGCGAGCATCGCCGCGAGCCTGCTCGACCGGGCCGGCTACGACGTCGTCTATATCGACGACGACTACGACGCCGCACGGAGCCTCGGGCTCACGACCGACTGAACCCGACCGCAGCCGTTCCGTCCCCGCCGACGCCGGGCGGCGGCCCGGCTGCGGTGCTCTGTCCGCTCGCAGCGACCACACAGGACCGCTGACCGCGCAACCGAGCCCGTAACGCCCAGAGCAGGGACAGGATCGACACGGCTGCGAGCACCGGCTGCCACGGGGCGAACCAGGTCAGCGCGCCGGCGTAGCCGAGGGCGACGAGCACGAGTTTGTTGCACACCGGGCACCCCACCGCGAACCACGTCAGAGCCCCGCCGACCCATGCACGGCGACCTCCCGCCGCAGGGGTCTCGATGGGCCGGACGTAGGTCGCGGCGACCAGCCCACCCAGAATCGCGACGACCGCGACGACCGGATAGCTCCACCAGGTCACCGCGATCTCCCTGTCGAACCACGGCGTCGGAAGAACCGCGGTCGGCACCGTCAGTGACAACGCACCGAGCGCTGCCGTGGCCACCGCGGTCCACCACTCCCGCCGGCCCCATCGCCTCACTGGGCCCTCCCCTCGATCTGCCGTCGCCAGGAGGACCGGCGATCGGCCATTGGCAAACGGTTGCCCGCAGTCGTTGCGGACGCTAACCTCAGCATCGTTAAA is part of the Pseudonocardia sediminis genome and encodes:
- a CDS encoding MBL fold metallo-hydrolase, which translates into the protein MSLSVEVIETSELGDRSYIAHDGDVAIVVDPQRDLDRVESILEEHGLRCALVVETHIHNDYVTGGYDLARRTGAGYLVAAADDVAFNRDAVSDGDERTAGSLTVRAVATPGHTDTHLSYVVIASDGPPAVFTGGSMLFGSVGRTDLVDPARTEEMTRAQYRSARRLAGELDDDAAVYPTHGFGSFCSSGSSAGGDASTIGQERSRNDALVEDDEDSFVETLIAGLTAYPSYYVHMGVRNREGPAPVDLSSPEPVDPDELRNRIKSGEWVVDLRDRVAYASEHIGGTIGVALGQQFSTYLGWLIPWGTPVTLVGESQDDVAAAQRQLVRIGIDRPAGAALGAPGELATPHEIHGYPRSSFADLVSARERGEDPMILDVRRDDERAAGLIPGSAHIPLHSLLESLHEVPAGQSWVHCASGFRASIAASLLDRAGYDVVYIDDDYDAARSLGLTTD
- a CDS encoding class I SAM-dependent methyltransferase, coding for MADPNSRANGHRIFAAFYDQMLAPVERSLLGPRRAALLGNLSGRVIDVGAGTGANLPFFRSADEVLAVEPDPAMRRRLAGHSSRCPAPMTLCAAGADDLPVEDGAVDAVVFALVLCTVPEPVRALAEARRVLRRGGTLVALEHVVGHGRPAAWRRRLDPLWTRMAAGCHLDRDTESTIRAAGFELAAVEHFGPTPSWGPIGSMVQLTALR